In a single window of the Mesorhizobium shangrilense genome:
- the glpK gene encoding glycerol kinase GlpK, whose amino-acid sequence MTGHILAIDQGTTSSRAIVFGEDMKPLGVGQKEFKQHYPASGWVEHDPEEIWSTVVETCRTALETAGLGAADIAAIGITNQRETVVIWDKATGKPIHNAIVWQDRRTAPLCAKLKEQGLEAKFTGKTGLLLDPYFSGTKLAWLLDNVEGARLRAEKGELLAGTIDTFLIWRLTGGKMHATDATNASRTLIYNIETNEWDAELMAVLRIPASLLPHVKDCADDFGVSDKSVLGAEIPILGVAGDQQAATIGQACFEPGMVKSTFGTGCFALLNTGSDMCLSKNRLLTTIAYRLNGKTTYALEGSIFIAGAAVQWLRDGLKIIGRAEHSGEMAALADQSQDVYLVPAFVGLGAPHWDADARGAIYGLTRNTGPAEFAQAALESVAFQMRDLHDAMTKDWHTGNGETVLRVDGGMVASDWTMQRLADILDAPVDRPTILETTALGAAWLAGWRAGVWPDASGFAKAWALDRRFMPAMKEATRARKLQGWHNAVRRTLSET is encoded by the coding sequence ATGACCGGCCACATTCTCGCGATCGACCAGGGCACCACCTCGTCGCGCGCCATCGTCTTCGGCGAAGACATGAAGCCCCTCGGTGTCGGCCAGAAGGAGTTCAAACAGCATTACCCGGCCTCGGGCTGGGTCGAGCATGACCCGGAAGAGATCTGGTCAACGGTCGTAGAGACCTGCAGGACCGCGCTGGAGACAGCGGGCCTCGGCGCCGCGGACATCGCTGCCATCGGCATCACCAACCAGCGCGAGACGGTGGTGATCTGGGACAAGGCAACCGGCAAGCCGATCCACAACGCCATTGTCTGGCAGGACCGCCGCACCGCGCCGCTCTGTGCAAAACTCAAGGAGCAGGGGCTCGAGGCAAAATTCACCGGCAAGACCGGCCTGCTGCTCGATCCCTATTTCTCGGGGACCAAGCTGGCGTGGTTGCTGGACAATGTGGAGGGCGCGCGCCTTCGCGCCGAGAAAGGCGAGCTTCTGGCGGGTACGATCGACACCTTCCTGATCTGGCGTCTGACTGGCGGCAAGATGCATGCAACCGACGCCACCAATGCATCGCGCACGCTGATCTACAACATCGAGACCAACGAATGGGACGCGGAGCTGATGGCGGTCCTGCGCATCCCGGCTTCGCTGTTGCCGCATGTTAAGGACTGTGCCGACGATTTTGGCGTCAGCGACAAGTCGGTGCTGGGCGCCGAGATACCGATCCTTGGCGTCGCCGGCGACCAGCAGGCCGCGACAATCGGCCAGGCCTGCTTCGAGCCAGGGATGGTGAAATCCACCTTCGGTACCGGCTGTTTCGCGCTGCTCAACACTGGCAGCGACATGTGCCTCTCTAAGAACCGGTTGCTGACCACCATCGCCTACCGCTTGAACGGAAAGACCACCTACGCGCTGGAGGGATCGATCTTCATCGCGGGCGCGGCGGTGCAGTGGCTGCGCGACGGGCTGAAGATCATCGGTCGCGCCGAACACTCGGGGGAGATGGCGGCGCTCGCCGACCAATCACAGGACGTCTACCTGGTCCCGGCCTTCGTCGGATTGGGAGCGCCGCACTGGGACGCCGACGCGCGTGGAGCCATTTACGGCCTGACCCGGAACACCGGTCCCGCAGAGTTCGCTCAAGCGGCGCTCGAGTCGGTCGCCTTCCAGATGCGCGATCTGCACGACGCGATGACAAAGGACTGGCATACGGGGAATGGTGAGACGGTGCTGCGGGTCGACGGCGGCATGGTGGCGTCGGACTGGACCATGCAGCGGCTGGCGGACATCCTCGACGCGCCGGTTGATCGTCCCACGATTCTGGAAACCACTGCACTCGGCGCGGCATGGCTGGCGGGCTGGCGCGCCGGCGTGTGGCCGGACGCCTCCGGCTTTGCCAAGGCATGGGCTCTCGACCGGCGCTTCATGCCCGCAATGAAGGAAGCGACCCGCGCCCGGAAACTGCAGGGATGGCACAACGCGGTGCGGCGCACGCTTTCGGAAACCTGA